From a region of the Tenggerimyces flavus genome:
- a CDS encoding sigma-70 family RNA polymerase sigma factor: MSTVEANPELSLDEYRGELLGYCYRMLGSAFDAEDAVQETMIRAWRSQSSFEGRSSVRSWLYKIVTNVCLDMIESRKRRARPMDLSSQAWQPVEASLAHRQPEDTWLEPMMDAQITPISADPADITMGRESIRLAFVAALQYLPARQRAVVILREVLRWKADEVATLLETSVASVNSALQRARATLDERGLSAGRSYDPLDDDQQKLLAEYMAAFEAYDVDRFVKLLHEDATQNMPPFELWLQGPEDMIKWMLGPGIGCVGSKLKPLVVNGAPAFAHWKPGPDGKHVPFAIQVLEINEGKVVGITNFLEPKLFPLWGLPEHPDDDR; the protein is encoded by the coding sequence ATGAGCACGGTGGAAGCCAATCCGGAGCTGAGTCTGGACGAGTACCGCGGGGAGCTGCTCGGCTACTGCTACCGGATGTTGGGCTCGGCGTTCGACGCCGAGGACGCCGTGCAGGAGACGATGATCCGCGCCTGGCGGAGCCAGAGCAGCTTCGAGGGGCGGTCGTCCGTACGGTCCTGGTTGTACAAGATCGTCACGAACGTCTGCCTCGACATGATCGAGAGCCGCAAGCGCCGCGCGCGGCCGATGGATCTGTCGTCGCAGGCGTGGCAGCCGGTCGAGGCGTCGCTCGCCCACCGGCAGCCGGAGGACACCTGGCTCGAGCCGATGATGGACGCCCAGATCACGCCGATCTCCGCCGACCCGGCCGACATCACGATGGGCCGCGAGTCGATCCGGCTCGCGTTCGTCGCCGCGCTGCAGTACCTCCCGGCCCGGCAACGCGCCGTCGTGATCCTGCGCGAGGTGCTGCGCTGGAAGGCCGACGAGGTCGCGACGCTCCTGGAGACGTCCGTGGCCTCGGTCAACAGCGCGTTACAGCGGGCGCGGGCGACGCTGGACGAGCGCGGGCTGAGCGCGGGACGGTCGTACGACCCGCTCGACGACGATCAGCAGAAGCTGCTGGCGGAGTACATGGCGGCGTTCGAGGCGTACGACGTCGACCGGTTCGTGAAGCTGTTGCACGAGGACGCGACGCAGAACATGCCGCCGTTCGAGCTGTGGCTGCAAGGCCCGGAGGACATGATCAAGTGGATGCTCGGTCCGGGGATCGGCTGCGTGGGCTCGAAGCTGAAGCCGCTGGTGGTCAACGGCGCGCCAGCGTTCGCGCACTGGAAGCCGGGGCCTGACGGCAAGCACGTCCCGTTCGCGATCCAGGTGCTCGAGATCAACGAGGGCAAGGTGGTGGGCATCACCAACTTCCTCGAGCCGAAGCTGTTCCCGCTGTGGGGTCTGCCGGAACATCCCGACGACGACCGATGA
- a CDS encoding DinB family protein, producing MSPDDRPRPPRVGDERTTLDGFLDFHRATLLWKCEGLTDEQLKLRAVPPSDLSLLGLVRHVTEVERGWFLWFAEGEQPAEIYCTEEQPDGDLVLTDADPAADLARYEAEIGTIRARLAGLSLDDVRDGVGLRWLYGHLIEEYARHNGHADLLREVIDGSTGE from the coding sequence ATGAGCCCCGACGACCGCCCGCGACCGCCCCGGGTCGGCGACGAACGCACGACGCTGGACGGCTTCCTCGACTTCCACCGAGCGACGCTGCTGTGGAAGTGCGAGGGGCTGACCGACGAGCAGCTCAAGCTGCGGGCCGTACCTCCGTCCGACCTGTCGCTGCTGGGCCTGGTCCGGCACGTGACCGAGGTCGAACGGGGTTGGTTTCTCTGGTTCGCCGAGGGCGAGCAGCCGGCCGAGATCTACTGCACCGAGGAGCAGCCAGACGGCGACCTCGTCCTCACGGACGCCGATCCGGCGGCCGACCTGGCGCGGTACGAGGCTGAGATCGGCACGATCCGGGCGAGGCTTGCCGGGCTCTCGCTCGACGACGTGCGCGACGGTGTCGGGCTGCGGTGGCTCTACGGACACCTCATCGAGGAGTACGCGCGGCACAACGGGCACGCCGATCTGCTTCGAGAGGTCATTGACGGTTCCACGGGGGAGTGA
- a CDS encoding cryptochrome/photolyase family protein, with translation MTTVVLFTRDLRVRDNPALAAACRDDYVVPLFVLDPRLLEASPNRTAFLVDSLASLRTELRDRGGDLVLRSGEPVAEALSLAASVGASRIVASADVSAYAGRREARLAAADVAFATYPGVTVVPPGELRPTGGDHYRVFTPYWRAWERASWRPVERAPARVQLPGGLAVGRLPARPTDVSPLLPRGGEDVGQRLLARVGPGDRDALAADETTRLSPYLHFGCVSPLAVATRLRGKADEVVRQLCWRDFFHQVTSAFPAIGTRDYRPGRRSWASGQEDAIEAWRQGRTGVPIVDAGMRQLLAEGWMHNRARMVVASFLTKQLNVDWRIGAAHFLRWLVDGDVANNSGNWQWVAGTGNDTRPNRVLNPLRQAYRFDPTGDYVRRYVPELAEVSGKGVQEPWKLEPPPPDYPPPRIDPVPSRG, from the coding sequence GTGACGACGGTCGTCCTGTTCACCCGGGACCTGCGGGTGCGCGACAACCCGGCGCTGGCCGCGGCGTGCCGGGACGACTACGTGGTGCCGTTGTTCGTGCTCGACCCGCGGCTGCTCGAGGCCTCGCCGAACCGGACCGCGTTCCTCGTCGACAGCCTCGCGTCGCTGCGTACGGAGTTGCGCGACCGGGGTGGGGATCTCGTCCTCCGTTCCGGGGAGCCGGTCGCCGAGGCTTTGTCGCTCGCCGCTTCGGTCGGGGCTTCGCGGATCGTCGCGAGCGCCGACGTCAGCGCGTACGCCGGCCGGCGGGAGGCGCGGCTGGCGGCGGCCGACGTGGCGTTCGCGACGTACCCAGGCGTCACGGTCGTGCCGCCGGGGGAGCTGCGGCCGACGGGCGGCGACCACTACCGGGTGTTCACGCCGTACTGGCGCGCCTGGGAGCGCGCGAGCTGGCGGCCGGTCGAGCGGGCGCCGGCCCGCGTCCAGCTGCCGGGCGGCCTGGCGGTGGGCCGGCTGCCGGCAAGGCCGACGGACGTCTCGCCTCTGCTGCCGCGCGGTGGCGAGGACGTCGGGCAGCGGCTGCTCGCCCGGGTCGGCCCGGGTGATCGGGACGCGCTTGCCGCGGACGAGACGACGAGGTTGAGCCCGTACCTGCACTTCGGCTGCGTCTCGCCGCTCGCCGTGGCGACCCGGCTGCGCGGGAAGGCGGACGAGGTCGTGCGGCAGCTGTGCTGGCGGGACTTCTTCCACCAGGTGACCTCGGCGTTCCCCGCGATCGGGACGCGCGACTACCGCCCGGGGCGGCGCTCGTGGGCGTCGGGCCAGGAGGACGCGATCGAGGCGTGGCGGCAGGGGCGTACGGGCGTGCCGATCGTCGACGCGGGCATGCGGCAGCTCCTCGCCGAGGGTTGGATGCACAACCGGGCGCGCATGGTCGTGGCGTCGTTCCTCACCAAGCAGCTGAACGTCGACTGGCGGATCGGCGCCGCGCACTTCCTGCGCTGGCTGGTCGACGGCGACGTCGCGAACAACTCCGGCAACTGGCAGTGGGTCGCGGGAACGGGCAACGACACCAGGCCGAACCGGGTCCTGAACCCGCTGCGGCAGGCGTACCGCTTCGACCCGACCGGGGACTACGTCCGGCGGTACGTGCCGGAGCTCGCCGAGGTCTCGGGGAAGGGGGTCCAGGAGCCGTGGAAGCTCGAGCCCCCGCCGCCCGACTATCCGCCGCCACGGATCGATCCTGTCCCCAGTCGCGGGTAG
- a CDS encoding TetR/AcrR family transcriptional regulator produces MSEQPDPAELPEDVALLWGLRSSTRRGPKPTLSVDDITKAAVDLADAEGLAAVSMARVAQKLGNSTMALYRHVKSKDELLLLMADAALEEPPEFPPDERDWRAALTTWSNGVLAAIRRHAWWVQIPTKGPPIGPHNLAWFDRALSTFAHTSLREDEKVQLVMSLLMYIHGEVWLGTQLPEQGAQFVTDYGTALGAVVDPRKLPSLANVVAAGVFTVEPGEIVDSGDDWDFGLNVVLDGIGAYIARREGSA; encoded by the coding sequence ATGAGTGAGCAGCCCGACCCGGCTGAGCTACCCGAGGACGTCGCGCTGCTCTGGGGGCTGCGGTCCAGCACCAGGCGCGGGCCCAAGCCGACGCTGAGCGTCGACGACATCACCAAGGCGGCCGTCGACCTCGCCGACGCCGAGGGGCTCGCCGCGGTGTCGATGGCGCGGGTCGCGCAGAAGCTCGGCAACTCGACGATGGCGCTCTACCGGCACGTGAAGAGCAAGGACGAGCTGCTGCTGTTGATGGCGGACGCGGCACTCGAGGAGCCGCCGGAGTTCCCGCCGGACGAACGAGACTGGCGCGCGGCGCTCACGACCTGGTCGAACGGCGTTCTCGCCGCGATCCGCAGGCACGCCTGGTGGGTGCAGATCCCGACCAAGGGGCCGCCGATCGGACCGCACAACCTGGCCTGGTTCGACCGCGCGCTGTCGACGTTCGCGCACACGTCGCTGCGGGAGGACGAGAAGGTGCAGCTCGTCATGTCGCTGCTGATGTACATCCACGGCGAGGTCTGGCTGGGGACGCAGCTGCCCGAGCAGGGCGCGCAGTTCGTGACCGACTACGGGACCGCGCTGGGCGCCGTCGTCGACCCGCGGAAGCTGCCCTCGTTGGCGAACGTCGTCGCGGCGGGCGTCTTCACGGTCGAGCCGGGGGAGATCGTGGACTCGGGCGACGACTGGGACTTCGGACTGAACGTGGTCCTCGACGGCATCGGCGCGTACATCGCGCGCCGCGAAGGGTCAGCGTGA
- a CDS encoding ATP-binding cassette domain-containing protein produces the protein MIVEATGLQKAFGTNRVLDGVDIRVPEGTVYALLGPNGAGKTTTIRILTTLLKLDGGTAHVGGYDVVREPLAVRGVISLTGQSAAVDDEQTGRENLVMIGQLMHLGRRAARTRAVELIERFDLADAFDRRVKTYSGGMRRRLDLAMSLVGRPRVIFLDEPTTGLDPASRTTMWAVVRDLVRDGTTILLTTQYLEEADRLADWIALIHDGKVAAEGTADTLKAEVGGERLELWFDSATDLARAASLLGAAAAPAGGDHVLALPSDGSVTHLHRVLDTLRAHGIAVSRVSSHRPTLDDVFMSLTGKKPALDPELEAQPA, from the coding sequence ATGATCGTTGAGGCAACCGGCCTCCAGAAGGCGTTCGGCACGAACCGGGTGCTGGACGGCGTCGACATCCGCGTGCCCGAAGGCACCGTGTACGCGCTGCTCGGCCCGAACGGAGCCGGCAAGACCACCACCATCCGCATCCTGACCACGCTATTGAAGCTCGACGGCGGGACCGCCCACGTCGGCGGGTACGACGTCGTCCGCGAGCCGCTCGCGGTGCGCGGCGTCATCAGCCTGACCGGGCAGAGCGCCGCGGTCGACGACGAGCAGACCGGCCGCGAGAACCTCGTGATGATCGGCCAGCTCATGCACCTCGGCCGCCGCGCCGCGCGAACGCGCGCGGTCGAGCTGATCGAACGGTTCGACCTCGCCGACGCGTTCGACCGGCGCGTGAAGACTTACTCCGGCGGCATGCGCCGGCGGCTCGACCTCGCGATGAGCCTGGTCGGCCGGCCGCGCGTGATCTTCCTCGACGAGCCGACGACCGGGCTCGACCCGGCGAGCCGGACGACGATGTGGGCGGTCGTACGCGATCTCGTCCGCGACGGCACGACGATCCTGCTCACCACGCAGTACCTCGAGGAGGCCGACCGGCTCGCGGACTGGATCGCGTTGATCCACGACGGCAAGGTCGCCGCCGAGGGTACGGCCGACACGCTGAAGGCCGAGGTGGGCGGCGAACGGCTCGAGCTGTGGTTCGACAGCGCCACCGACCTCGCCCGGGCCGCCTCGCTGCTCGGGGCCGCCGCGGCGCCGGCGGGCGGCGACCACGTACTCGCCCTCCCGTCGGACGGCAGCGTGACCCACCTGCATCGCGTCCTCGACACGCTGCGCGCGCACGGCATCGCGGTGTCGCGAGTCTCGTCGCACCGCCCGACGCTCGACGACGTGTTCATGAGCCTGACCGGCAAGAAGCCGGCCCTCGACCCTGAGCTCGAAGCTCAGCCCGCCTGA
- a CDS encoding ABC transporter permease: MSTEVLPVRHTGFGNAVNDTLTMIGRSIRLTRRNVETLLMSIALPLLMMALFVYVFGGAIETGTAYINYVVPGIILLCAGFGASQTAVSVAHDMEHGMIDRLRSMPIRSFAVLTGHVTASLARNSLATAIVFATAVLMGFRPNATALDWLLAVLVLALYILAFSWLAAAIGVAAKSVESASAMTFFMMFLPYLSSAFVPTDTMPLVLRVFSENQPITPIIETVRGLLTGTPIGSSGWLAVAWAGGLFLAAFAWATWLFRRKTSR, from the coding sequence GTGAGTACTGAGGTTCTGCCGGTTCGTCATACCGGCTTCGGAAACGCCGTCAACGACACGTTGACGATGATCGGGCGGAGCATCCGACTGACGCGTCGCAACGTCGAGACGCTGCTGATGTCGATCGCGCTGCCCCTGTTGATGATGGCGCTGTTCGTGTACGTGTTCGGCGGCGCGATCGAGACCGGGACCGCGTACATCAACTACGTCGTACCCGGAATCATCTTGCTGTGTGCGGGATTCGGCGCTTCGCAGACCGCTGTGTCCGTGGCGCACGACATGGAGCACGGCATGATCGACCGGCTGCGGTCGATGCCGATCCGCAGCTTCGCGGTGCTGACCGGGCACGTGACGGCCTCGTTGGCGCGCAACTCGCTGGCGACGGCGATCGTCTTCGCGACCGCTGTGTTGATGGGGTTCCGGCCGAACGCGACGGCTCTGGACTGGCTGCTCGCGGTGCTCGTGCTGGCGCTGTACATCTTGGCGTTCTCCTGGCTGGCCGCGGCGATCGGTGTGGCGGCCAAGAGCGTCGAGTCGGCGAGCGCGATGACGTTCTTCATGATGTTCCTGCCGTACCTGTCGAGCGCGTTCGTGCCGACGGACACGATGCCGCTGGTGCTGCGGGTGTTCTCGGAGAACCAGCCGATCACGCCGATCATCGAGACCGTGCGCGGGCTGTTGACGGGCACGCCGATCGGGTCGAGCGGCTGGCTCGCGGTGGCCTGGGCGGGCGGACTGTTCCTGGCGGCGTTCGCCTGGGCAACCTGGCTGTTCCGCCGGAAGACGTCACGCTGA
- a CDS encoding cobalamin-binding protein has translation MRIVSLLPSATEILFAVGAGDHVVGVTFECDYPAGARRRRIVSTSMLPEGLTPQQIDQHVSERMAAGEDLYHLDEGALRDLDADLVVTQDLCAVCAVDVSVVDDALAYLGCRADVLTLDPQTLDDVLATITEVGERVGKPAPAHQLVDSLHSRLKTVAQAVEGRERPRAIVLEWTDPPFAPGHWVPEMVTRAGGENVLGQAGKRSERTTWAAVRDERPAVVVGAPCGYDLAGSAKLTEAIKHELPGTAELWAVDANASFARPGPRLVDGIEALAAILHPGAGIPENPHLAQRISA, from the coding sequence ATGCGGATCGTGTCGTTGCTGCCCTCGGCCACGGAGATCCTCTTCGCGGTCGGGGCCGGCGACCACGTCGTCGGCGTGACGTTCGAGTGCGACTACCCGGCGGGGGCACGACGCAGGCGGATCGTCTCCACCAGCATGCTCCCCGAGGGCCTCACCCCGCAGCAGATCGACCAGCACGTGAGCGAACGGATGGCCGCCGGCGAGGACCTCTACCACCTGGACGAGGGCGCCCTCCGCGACCTCGACGCCGACCTCGTCGTCACCCAGGACCTGTGCGCCGTCTGCGCGGTGGACGTGTCCGTCGTCGACGACGCGCTCGCCTACCTCGGCTGCCGCGCCGACGTCCTCACGCTCGACCCGCAGACCCTCGACGACGTGCTCGCGACCATCACCGAAGTGGGCGAACGCGTCGGCAAACCCGCACCAGCACACCAGCTCGTCGACAGCCTGCACAGCCGCCTCAAGACAGTCGCGCAAGCAGTCGAGGGAAGGGAACGACCGCGAGCGATCGTGCTCGAGTGGACCGACCCGCCGTTCGCCCCCGGCCACTGGGTGCCCGAGATGGTCACCCGCGCCGGCGGCGAGAACGTCCTCGGCCAGGCGGGCAAGCGCTCCGAGCGCACCACCTGGGCGGCCGTACGCGACGAGCGCCCCGCCGTCGTCGTCGGGGCGCCCTGCGGCTACGACCTCGCAGGCTCGGCCAAGCTCACCGAGGCGATCAAGCACGAGCTACCAGGAACGGCAGAGCTGTGGGCCGTCGACGCCAACGCCTCGTTCGCCAGACCCGGCCCGCGCCTCGTCGACGGCATCGAGGCGCTCGCCGCGATCCTGCATCCAGGTGCGGGAATCCCCGAGAACCCGCACCTGGCCCAACGCATCTCAGCGTGA
- a CDS encoding class I SAM-dependent methyltransferase, with protein MEREKITLTGAPATMLATLYGRALDSKRPNSVLHDNEAARTVERIEYDFARTRMTPTSAVGVAIRAKVLDDWTREFLAAHPSANVLHLACGLDTRVHRLAPGPDVRWYDVDFPDVIALRSRLMTAPPGDYHLVASSVTDSAWLEDLPADRPTVAVFEGLSMYLTPEEGRSLISRICGRFPSGQLLFDCYGSFGIKLQKLVPAVRNAGATLHWGIDDPRELESFHPGLRCLDALLSVDMPGLDSLPLSGRVSLRIMSYLPGLRDVGKILRFAY; from the coding sequence GTGGAGCGCGAGAAGATCACCCTGACCGGCGCACCGGCGACGATGCTCGCCACGTTGTACGGGCGGGCGTTGGACAGCAAGCGGCCCAACTCCGTCCTGCACGACAACGAGGCGGCCCGGACGGTCGAGCGGATCGAGTACGACTTCGCTCGGACTCGGATGACACCGACCTCGGCCGTCGGCGTCGCGATCCGCGCCAAGGTGCTCGACGACTGGACGCGGGAGTTCCTCGCCGCGCACCCGTCCGCGAACGTGCTGCACCTCGCCTGCGGGCTCGACACCCGCGTCCACCGGCTGGCTCCTGGCCCGGACGTGCGGTGGTACGACGTCGACTTCCCGGACGTGATCGCGCTGCGGTCTCGGTTGATGACCGCGCCTCCCGGCGACTACCACCTGGTCGCGTCCTCGGTCACCGACTCCGCTTGGCTGGAGGACCTCCCCGCGGACCGGCCGACGGTCGCGGTCTTCGAGGGCCTGTCGATGTACCTCACGCCGGAGGAGGGGCGCAGCCTGATCTCCCGTATCTGTGGACGATTCCCGTCCGGTCAGCTGCTGTTCGACTGCTACGGCTCGTTCGGCATCAAGCTGCAGAAGCTCGTTCCGGCGGTCCGCAACGCGGGCGCGACGCTGCACTGGGGCATCGACGATCCTCGAGAGCTGGAGTCGTTCCATCCCGGCCTGCGTTGTCTGGACGCGTTGCTGAGTGTGGACATGCCCGGCCTGGACAGCCTGCCGCTCTCGGGTCGCGTGAGCCTGAGGATCATGTCGTACCTCCCCGGCCTCCGAGACGTCGGCAAGATCCTGCGCTTCGCGTACTGA
- a CDS encoding helix-turn-helix domain-containing protein, translating to MDPLAAYAEVLAVALDEHEATSADLAKRLYLSPSHFARVIAASAGEPPERMRRRILLERAAYRLLSTDRSVLEVGVEAGYSSHEAFTRAFARAYGSPPASWRQQPTRLPLGDPNRVHFHPPDSLRLPAQQKVSSMDVLVTMVEHHVWAVGEMLTQAERMSDDQLDARIELSVEGIDNEPTVRTLLSRLVGQLDMWGAAIEGRAQDLPVPQGETVAQLQRRLGAVGPAFLEQVRTVCAQGRLDEAVVCPGERPEVYTFGAVIAHVLTFGPHRRTLVAGALHDAGLDDLDGGDPIRWITERAAG from the coding sequence ATGGACCCGCTCGCCGCGTACGCCGAGGTACTTGCGGTTGCCCTGGACGAACACGAGGCGACCAGCGCCGACCTCGCGAAGCGGCTGTACCTGTCGCCGTCCCACTTCGCCCGGGTGATCGCGGCGAGCGCGGGCGAGCCGCCCGAGCGGATGCGGCGCCGGATCCTGCTGGAACGCGCCGCGTACCGGCTGCTGAGCACGGACCGCTCGGTGCTCGAGGTCGGCGTCGAGGCGGGCTACTCCAGCCACGAGGCGTTCACCCGGGCGTTCGCACGGGCGTACGGGTCGCCGCCCGCCAGCTGGCGCCAGCAGCCCACGCGGTTGCCCCTCGGCGACCCGAACCGCGTGCACTTCCACCCGCCGGACAGCCTGCGGCTGCCCGCCCAGCAGAAGGTGAGCTCGATGGACGTTCTCGTCACGATGGTGGAGCACCACGTCTGGGCCGTCGGCGAGATGCTGACACAGGCGGAGAGAATGAGCGACGATCAGCTCGACGCGCGCATAGAGCTGTCGGTGGAGGGCATCGACAACGAGCCGACGGTACGTACGTTGCTCTCGCGCCTCGTCGGCCAGCTGGACATGTGGGGTGCGGCGATCGAGGGACGGGCGCAGGATCTCCCTGTCCCACAAGGTGAAACCGTCGCACAGCTGCAACGACGGCTCGGCGCGGTCGGCCCGGCGTTCCTCGAGCAGGTCCGCACGGTGTGCGCGCAAGGTCGGCTTGACGAGGCCGTCGTCTGCCCGGGGGAGCGGCCGGAGGTCTACACGTTCGGCGCTGTGATCGCCCACGTTCTCACGTTCGGCCCGCACCGTCGCACCCTCGTCGCGGGAGCGTTGCACGATGCCGGGCTGGACGATCTCGACGGCGGTGACCCGATCCGCTGGATCACCGAGCGCGCAGCGGGCTGA
- a CDS encoding TrmH family RNA methyltransferase, translated as MDELEVGVGPWSGPWPDDPRYDPELLANGDRRNVVDQYRYWRRDAVIADLDLRRHDFHIAIENWQHDFNIGSVVRTANAFLAREVHIVGRRRWNRRGAMVTDRYQHVRHHPDAAALVSWARGEDLPVLGIDNLPGSVPLESADLPRRCVLVFGQEGPGLSEPVRAACERVLSIAQYGSTRSINAGAAAAIAMHTWIRQHAVG; from the coding sequence ATGGACGAGCTGGAGGTCGGCGTCGGGCCGTGGTCAGGACCGTGGCCGGACGATCCGCGCTACGACCCGGAGCTGTTGGCGAACGGTGACCGGCGGAACGTCGTCGACCAGTACCGCTACTGGCGGCGCGATGCCGTCATCGCCGACCTCGACCTGCGGCGGCACGACTTCCACATCGCGATCGAGAACTGGCAGCATGACTTCAACATCGGCTCGGTCGTCCGTACGGCGAACGCGTTCCTCGCCCGCGAGGTGCACATCGTCGGCCGTCGGCGGTGGAACCGGCGCGGGGCGATGGTGACGGACCGGTACCAACACGTTCGCCACCATCCCGACGCCGCGGCGCTCGTCTCGTGGGCGCGTGGCGAGGATCTGCCGGTGCTCGGCATCGACAACCTGCCAGGCTCGGTCCCGCTCGAGTCAGCCGACCTGCCCCGGCGGTGCGTGCTGGTCTTCGGGCAGGAGGGTCCGGGCCTGTCCGAGCCCGTGCGCGCGGCGTGCGAGCGAGTGCTGTCGATCGCCCAGTACGGCTCCACCCGTTCGATCAACGCCGGCGCGGCGGCCGCGATCGCCATGCACACCTGGATCCGCCAGCACGCGGTCGGCTAA
- a CDS encoding HAD-IIA family hydrolase, with protein sequence MAEQKAIECWLADMDGVLVHEGRPVPGAAEFVRRLKELGRRFLVLTNNSIYTPRDLRARLLAGGLDIPEESIWTSALATAKFLANQKPGGSAFTIGEVGLTTALHAVGYILTDNDPDYVVLGETRTYSFSAITTAIRLVGGGARFIATNPDPIGPSPEGPLPACGAVAALITKATGVEPYFVGKPNPLMMRSALNQLEAHSESTAMIGDRMDTDVISGIEAGLTTVLVLTGVTQQHEIDRFPYRPSRVVDSVADLIDDL encoded by the coding sequence ATGGCTGAGCAGAAGGCGATCGAGTGCTGGCTCGCCGACATGGACGGCGTGCTCGTGCACGAGGGGCGGCCGGTGCCGGGTGCCGCGGAGTTCGTGCGCAGGCTCAAGGAGCTCGGGCGGCGGTTCCTCGTTCTCACCAACAACTCCATCTACACCCCGCGCGACCTCCGGGCGAGGCTGCTCGCGGGCGGCCTCGACATCCCCGAGGAGTCGATCTGGACCTCCGCGCTCGCGACCGCGAAGTTCCTCGCCAACCAGAAGCCGGGCGGCTCGGCGTTCACGATCGGCGAGGTTGGGCTGACGACCGCGCTGCACGCCGTCGGGTACATCCTCACAGACAACGACCCCGACTACGTCGTGCTCGGCGAGACCCGCACGTACAGCTTCTCCGCGATCACGACCGCGATCAGGCTGGTCGGAGGCGGCGCGCGGTTCATCGCGACGAACCCCGACCCGATCGGCCCCTCGCCCGAGGGACCGCTCCCCGCGTGCGGCGCCGTCGCGGCGCTGATCACGAAGGCGACCGGCGTCGAGCCGTACTTCGTCGGCAAGCCGAACCCGCTCATGATGCGCAGCGCGCTCAACCAGCTCGAGGCGCATTCGGAGAGCACCGCGATGATCGGCGACCGCATGGACACCGACGTGATCTCCGGCATCGAGGCCGGCCTCACCACCGTGCTCGTGCTGACCGGCGTGACGCAGCAGCACGAGATCGACCGGTTCCCCTACCGCCCGTCCCGCGTCGTCGACTCCGTCGCGGATCTCATCGACGACCTTTAG
- a CDS encoding FAD-dependent oxidoreductase, with translation MGERLLVIGGDAAGMSAASQAKRLRGDDLEVIVVERGRFTSYSACGIPYWVAGDVTERDKLIARSPEKHRQNGIDVRLGTEAVAIDVAARKVEVRHGGTSEQLGFDQLLIATGATPLRPPVPGVDAKGVYGVQTLADGEDLLDRLANSPRRAVVVGAGYIGIEMAEALVRRKLTVTVIDRAEQPMTTLDPDLGKLVHEAMEGMGIDVVTGTSVDAFETTSAGEVRAVVAGGTTYETDLVVLGAGVRPNSSLAAEAGLPLGASKAIRVDERQVVRDHEGIWSAGDCVETYDRVSGRYVHVPLGTHANKQGRVAGTNLGGGSATFPGIVKTAVSKVCDLEVGRTGLLEADARGAGLSYEAVTVESTTRAGYFPGAAPITVKLLAERGTGRLLGAQLVGREGSAKRIDICAMALWNAMTVADLAMVDLSYAPPFSPVWDPVLIAARKAAEVV, from the coding sequence ATGGGTGAGCGACTGCTGGTGATCGGTGGGGACGCGGCGGGGATGTCGGCCGCCAGTCAGGCGAAGCGGCTGCGGGGCGACGACCTCGAGGTGATCGTGGTCGAGCGCGGCCGCTTCACGTCGTACTCCGCGTGCGGCATCCCGTACTGGGTCGCCGGCGACGTCACCGAACGGGACAAGCTCATTGCCCGCTCGCCGGAGAAGCACCGGCAGAACGGGATCGACGTCCGCCTGGGCACCGAAGCCGTCGCGATCGACGTGGCCGCGCGCAAGGTGGAGGTGCGGCACGGCGGGACGTCGGAGCAGCTCGGCTTCGACCAGTTGCTGATCGCGACCGGCGCGACGCCGCTGCGGCCGCCGGTTCCCGGCGTGGACGCCAAGGGCGTGTACGGCGTACAAACGCTCGCCGATGGTGAGGATTTGCTAGACAGACTTGCGAATTCTCCGCGCCGCGCGGTGGTGGTCGGCGCCGGGTACATCGGCATCGAGATGGCCGAGGCGCTTGTCAGGCGCAAGTTGACAGTGACGGTGATCGACCGCGCCGAACAGCCGATGACCACGCTCGACCCCGACCTCGGGAAGCTCGTCCACGAAGCCATGGAGGGCATGGGCATCGATGTCGTCACGGGCACATCGGTCGACGCGTTCGAGACCACCTCCGCCGGCGAGGTCCGCGCGGTCGTCGCCGGCGGCACGACGTACGAGACGGATCTGGTCGTCCTCGGCGCCGGCGTACGCCCGAACTCCTCCCTCGCCGCCGAGGCTGGGCTGCCGCTCGGCGCGAGCAAGGCGATCCGCGTCGACGAGCGGCAGGTCGTGCGCGACCACGAGGGCATCTGGTCCGCCGGCGACTGCGTCGAGACGTACGACAGGGTGTCCGGCCGGTACGTGCACGTGCCGCTCGGCACGCACGCGAACAAGCAGGGCCGCGTGGCTGGTACGAACCTCGGCGGCGGCTCGGCGACGTTCCCGGGCATCGTGAAGACCGCGGTGAGCAAGGTGTGCGACCTCGAAGTCGGGCGGACCGGGCTGCTCGAGGCGGACGCGCGCGGGGCCGGGCTGTCGTACGAGGCGGTGACGGTGGAGTCGACGACGCGGGCGGGGTACTTCCCGGGCGCGGCGCCGATCACGGTGAAGCTGCTCGCCGAACGCGGCACCGGGCGGCTGCTCGGCGCACAGCTGGTGGGGCGGGAGGGTTCGGCGAAGCGGATCGACATCTGCGCGATGGCGTTGTGGAACGCGATGACGGTGGCGGACCTGGCGATGGTCGACCTGTCGTACGCGCCGCCGTTCTCACCGGTCTGGGACCCAGTGCTGATCGCCGCGCGCAAGGCCGCGGAGGTGGTCTAG